In the genome of Notamacropus eugenii isolate mMacEug1 chromosome 5, mMacEug1.pri_v2, whole genome shotgun sequence, one region contains:
- the KLC3 gene encoding kinesin light chain 3 isoform X3, with product MIRTVMSLTVDPLEPARMSPEELVSQTRQVVQGLEALRLEHRGLAGRLQKALTDAGTNSGEETFPGLDLLKEKHQALSQSLEAIELGLGEAQVLLALSTHVGALEAEKQRLRAQARRLAQENAWLQEELEETRRRLQVSEETVAQLEEEKSHLEFLGQLRRYDTLDNEGHQEGAKKTEERRDSLTSLFPSEDKKSPEAFGAAAAQQGGYEIPARLRTLHNLVIQYAGQGRYEVAVPLCRQALEDLEHTSGHCHPDVATMLNILALVYRDQNKYKEATELLQDALQIREQTLGSEHPAVAATLNNLAVLYGKRGRYREAEPLCQRALEIREKVLGADHPDVAKQLNNLALLCQNQGKFEEVEKHYGRALAIYEALGGPDDPNVAKTKNNLASAYLKQCKYKQAEELYKEILSRQELPAPLGNPDIGASGDKEPQVLRRSTSFSKLRESIRRGSEKLVSRLRGEGSSGMKRAMSLSVLSTEEPRASRMLVWEKVDPPISQTGDMETDVSLTEVWVTQVPYPKTHPPSC from the exons ATGATCC GTACAGTCATGTCACTGACTGTAGATCCCTTGGAGCCAGCACGGATGAGTCCTGAGGAGCTGGTGAGCCAGACACGGCAAGTGGTCCAAGGACTGGAGGCCTTGAGATTGGAGCATCGTGGCTTGGCTGGGCGACTGCAGAAAGCCCTGACTGATGCTGGGACCAACTCAGGAGAAGAGACCTTCCCAGGACTGGATCTGCTGAAGGAGAAACACCAAGCTCTCAGCCAGTCCCTGGAGGCCATTGAGCTGGGTCTGGGAGAAGCCCAG GTGCTGCTAGCGCTGTCCACACATGTCGGGGCTCTGGAGGCTGAGAAGCAGCGGCTGCGGGCCCAAGCTCGGCGCCTGGCTCAGGAGAACGCATGGCTTCAGGAAGAGCTGGAGGAGACAAGGAGGAGGCTGCAAGTCAGTGAGGAGACTGTGGCCCAGCTTGAGGAGGAGAAGAGTCACCTGGAGTTCTTGGGCCAGCTGCGGCGCTATGACACCTTGGACAATGAGGGCCACCAGGAGGGTGCCAAG AAGACAGAAGAACGTCGAGACAGCCTTACCTCTCTGTTCCCCAGTGAAGATAAGAAAA gtcccgaGGCATTTGGTGCAGCAGCAGCTCAGCAAGGTGGCTATGAGATCCCGGCCCGCCTGAGGACATTACACAACCTTGTCATTCAGTATGCAGGGCAGGGACGTTATGAGGTGGCTGTACCCTTGTGCCGCCAGGCCTTGGAGGACCTGGAGCACACCTCTGGTCACTGCCATCCAGATGTGGCCACCATGCTGAACATCCTAGCCCTGGTGTACCG GGACCAGAACAAGTACAAAGAGGCCACAGAACTTCTCCAGGATGCCCTGCAGATCCGGGAACAGACCCTGGGGTCCGAGCACCCAGCA GTGGCAGCCACCCTGAACAACCTAGCTGTATTGTATGGGAAACGGGGTCGCTATCGGGAGGCAGAGCCCCTTTGCCAGAGGGCTCTGGAGATCCGTGAGAAG GTCTTGGGTGCTGACCACCCGGATGTGGCCAAGCAGCTGAACAACCTGGCCTTGTTGTGTCAGAACCAGGGCAAGTTTGAGGAGGTGGAGAAGCATTATGGGCGGGCGCTGGCCATCTACGAGGCCCTAGGGGGCCCCGACGACCCGAATGTGGCCAAGACCAAGAACAATCTG GCCTCAGCTTACCTGAAACAGTGTAAGTATAAACAGGCTGAAGAATTGTACAAGGAGATTCTCAGCAGGCAGGAGCTCCCAGCCCCCCTGG gGAACCCTGACATTGGAGCCTCAGGGGACAAGGAACCCCAG GTCCTCAGACGGAGCACCTCCTTTTCCAAGCTCCGGGAGTCAATCCGACGCGGGAGTGAGAAGCTGGTATCCCGCCTGCGGGGCGAGGGGTCCTCCGG GATGAAGCGAGCTATGTCTCTCAGTGTGCTCAGTACCGAGGAGCCCAGGGCCAGCAGGATGCTG
- the KLC3 gene encoding kinesin light chain 3 isoform X1: MRSVHMGSELSPGLPHSDCPKRTTQTQAPAAAPRLGRKCFRSVSDVTAPPFRAPHPQLRPQSTTGRTSPAGSRAAPPLPNPGFGPASPGASSEPSSRLPGEGWGGGSCGASPSDSDSDRDSDSESDSTDWSWSGSGSSGENGVQTGTVMSLTVDPLEPARMSPEELVSQTRQVVQGLEALRLEHRGLAGRLQKALTDAGTNSGEETFPGLDLLKEKHQALSQSLEAIELGLGEAQVLLALSTHVGALEAEKQRLRAQARRLAQENAWLQEELEETRRRLQVSEETVAQLEEEKSHLEFLGQLRRYDTLDNEGHQEGAKKTEERRDSLTSLFPSEDKKSPEAFGAAAAQQGGYEIPARLRTLHNLVIQYAGQGRYEVAVPLCRQALEDLEHTSGHCHPDVATMLNILALVYRDQNKYKEATELLQDALQIREQTLGSEHPAVAATLNNLAVLYGKRGRYREAEPLCQRALEIREKVLGADHPDVAKQLNNLALLCQNQGKFEEVEKHYGRALAIYEALGGPDDPNVAKTKNNLASAYLKQCKYKQAEELYKEILSRQELPAPLGNPDIGASGDKEPQVLRRSTSFSKLRESIRRGSEKLVSRLRGEGSSGMKRAMSLSVLSTEEPRASRMLVWEKVDPPISQTGDMETDVSLTEVWVTQVPYPKTHPPSC, from the exons ATGAGATCTGTCCACATGGGGAGTGAGCTGTCTCCCGGCCTGCCGCATTCGGACTGCCCCAAGCGGACGACCCAGACCCAAGCGCCGGCCGCAGCTCCGCGACTCGGAAGAAAGTGCTTTAGAAGCGTCTCTGACGTCACGGCTCCCCCATTCAgggctccccacccccaactgcgCCCACAGAGCACCACGGGTAGAACCTCACCTGCAGGGAGCAGGGCGGCCCCTCCCCTCCCTAATCCTGGCTTCGGCCCCGCCTCCCCCGGAGCCTCCTCGGAGCCCTCCAGCAGGCTCCCAGGAGAAGGCTGGGGAGGCGGCAGCTGCGGAGCGAGCCCTAGCGACAGCGACAGCGACAGGGACAGCGACAGTGAGAGCGACAGCACGGACTGGAGCTGGAGCGGGAGCGGGAGCTCCGGGGAGAACGGAGTGCAGACAG GTACAGTCATGTCACTGACTGTAGATCCCTTGGAGCCAGCACGGATGAGTCCTGAGGAGCTGGTGAGCCAGACACGGCAAGTGGTCCAAGGACTGGAGGCCTTGAGATTGGAGCATCGTGGCTTGGCTGGGCGACTGCAGAAAGCCCTGACTGATGCTGGGACCAACTCAGGAGAAGAGACCTTCCCAGGACTGGATCTGCTGAAGGAGAAACACCAAGCTCTCAGCCAGTCCCTGGAGGCCATTGAGCTGGGTCTGGGAGAAGCCCAG GTGCTGCTAGCGCTGTCCACACATGTCGGGGCTCTGGAGGCTGAGAAGCAGCGGCTGCGGGCCCAAGCTCGGCGCCTGGCTCAGGAGAACGCATGGCTTCAGGAAGAGCTGGAGGAGACAAGGAGGAGGCTGCAAGTCAGTGAGGAGACTGTGGCCCAGCTTGAGGAGGAGAAGAGTCACCTGGAGTTCTTGGGCCAGCTGCGGCGCTATGACACCTTGGACAATGAGGGCCACCAGGAGGGTGCCAAG AAGACAGAAGAACGTCGAGACAGCCTTACCTCTCTGTTCCCCAGTGAAGATAAGAAAA gtcccgaGGCATTTGGTGCAGCAGCAGCTCAGCAAGGTGGCTATGAGATCCCGGCCCGCCTGAGGACATTACACAACCTTGTCATTCAGTATGCAGGGCAGGGACGTTATGAGGTGGCTGTACCCTTGTGCCGCCAGGCCTTGGAGGACCTGGAGCACACCTCTGGTCACTGCCATCCAGATGTGGCCACCATGCTGAACATCCTAGCCCTGGTGTACCG GGACCAGAACAAGTACAAAGAGGCCACAGAACTTCTCCAGGATGCCCTGCAGATCCGGGAACAGACCCTGGGGTCCGAGCACCCAGCA GTGGCAGCCACCCTGAACAACCTAGCTGTATTGTATGGGAAACGGGGTCGCTATCGGGAGGCAGAGCCCCTTTGCCAGAGGGCTCTGGAGATCCGTGAGAAG GTCTTGGGTGCTGACCACCCGGATGTGGCCAAGCAGCTGAACAACCTGGCCTTGTTGTGTCAGAACCAGGGCAAGTTTGAGGAGGTGGAGAAGCATTATGGGCGGGCGCTGGCCATCTACGAGGCCCTAGGGGGCCCCGACGACCCGAATGTGGCCAAGACCAAGAACAATCTG GCCTCAGCTTACCTGAAACAGTGTAAGTATAAACAGGCTGAAGAATTGTACAAGGAGATTCTCAGCAGGCAGGAGCTCCCAGCCCCCCTGG gGAACCCTGACATTGGAGCCTCAGGGGACAAGGAACCCCAG GTCCTCAGACGGAGCACCTCCTTTTCCAAGCTCCGGGAGTCAATCCGACGCGGGAGTGAGAAGCTGGTATCCCGCCTGCGGGGCGAGGGGTCCTCCGG GATGAAGCGAGCTATGTCTCTCAGTGTGCTCAGTACCGAGGAGCCCAGGGCCAGCAGGATGCTG
- the KLC3 gene encoding kinesin light chain 3 isoform X2: MRSVHMGSELSPGLPHSDCPKRTTQTQAPAAAPRLGRKCFRSVSDVTAPPFRAPHPQLRPQSTTGRTSPAGSRAAPPLPNPGFGPASPGASSEPSSRLPGEGWGGGSCGASPSDSDSDRDSDSESDSTDWSWSGSGSSGENGVQTGTVMSLTVDPLEPARMSPEELVSQTRQVVQGLEALRLEHRGLAGRLQKALTDAGTNSGEETFPGLDLLKEKHQALSQSLEAIELGLGEAQVLLALSTHVGALEAEKQRLRAQARRLAQENAWLQEELEETRRRLQVSEETVAQLEEEKSHLEFLGQLRRYDTLDNEGHQEGAKKTEERRDSLTSLFPSEDKKSPEAFGAAAAQQGGYEIPARLRTLHNLVIQYAGQGRYEVAVPLCRQALEDLEHTSGHCHPDVATMLNILALVYRDQNKYKEATELLQDALQIREQTLGSEHPAVAATLNNLAVLYGKRGRYREAEPLCQRALEIREKVLGADHPDVAKQLNNLALLCQNQGKFEEVEKHYGRALAIYEALGGPDDPNVAKTKNNLASAYLKQCKYKQAEELYKEILSRQELPAPLGNPDIGASGDKEPQVLRRSTSFSKLRESIRRGSEKLVSRLRGEGSSGMKRAMSLSVLSTEEPRASRMLGSGSQLSLMRPLSTSTQDLGLPLDQR, from the exons ATGAGATCTGTCCACATGGGGAGTGAGCTGTCTCCCGGCCTGCCGCATTCGGACTGCCCCAAGCGGACGACCCAGACCCAAGCGCCGGCCGCAGCTCCGCGACTCGGAAGAAAGTGCTTTAGAAGCGTCTCTGACGTCACGGCTCCCCCATTCAgggctccccacccccaactgcgCCCACAGAGCACCACGGGTAGAACCTCACCTGCAGGGAGCAGGGCGGCCCCTCCCCTCCCTAATCCTGGCTTCGGCCCCGCCTCCCCCGGAGCCTCCTCGGAGCCCTCCAGCAGGCTCCCAGGAGAAGGCTGGGGAGGCGGCAGCTGCGGAGCGAGCCCTAGCGACAGCGACAGCGACAGGGACAGCGACAGTGAGAGCGACAGCACGGACTGGAGCTGGAGCGGGAGCGGGAGCTCCGGGGAGAACGGAGTGCAGACAG GTACAGTCATGTCACTGACTGTAGATCCCTTGGAGCCAGCACGGATGAGTCCTGAGGAGCTGGTGAGCCAGACACGGCAAGTGGTCCAAGGACTGGAGGCCTTGAGATTGGAGCATCGTGGCTTGGCTGGGCGACTGCAGAAAGCCCTGACTGATGCTGGGACCAACTCAGGAGAAGAGACCTTCCCAGGACTGGATCTGCTGAAGGAGAAACACCAAGCTCTCAGCCAGTCCCTGGAGGCCATTGAGCTGGGTCTGGGAGAAGCCCAG GTGCTGCTAGCGCTGTCCACACATGTCGGGGCTCTGGAGGCTGAGAAGCAGCGGCTGCGGGCCCAAGCTCGGCGCCTGGCTCAGGAGAACGCATGGCTTCAGGAAGAGCTGGAGGAGACAAGGAGGAGGCTGCAAGTCAGTGAGGAGACTGTGGCCCAGCTTGAGGAGGAGAAGAGTCACCTGGAGTTCTTGGGCCAGCTGCGGCGCTATGACACCTTGGACAATGAGGGCCACCAGGAGGGTGCCAAG AAGACAGAAGAACGTCGAGACAGCCTTACCTCTCTGTTCCCCAGTGAAGATAAGAAAA gtcccgaGGCATTTGGTGCAGCAGCAGCTCAGCAAGGTGGCTATGAGATCCCGGCCCGCCTGAGGACATTACACAACCTTGTCATTCAGTATGCAGGGCAGGGACGTTATGAGGTGGCTGTACCCTTGTGCCGCCAGGCCTTGGAGGACCTGGAGCACACCTCTGGTCACTGCCATCCAGATGTGGCCACCATGCTGAACATCCTAGCCCTGGTGTACCG GGACCAGAACAAGTACAAAGAGGCCACAGAACTTCTCCAGGATGCCCTGCAGATCCGGGAACAGACCCTGGGGTCCGAGCACCCAGCA GTGGCAGCCACCCTGAACAACCTAGCTGTATTGTATGGGAAACGGGGTCGCTATCGGGAGGCAGAGCCCCTTTGCCAGAGGGCTCTGGAGATCCGTGAGAAG GTCTTGGGTGCTGACCACCCGGATGTGGCCAAGCAGCTGAACAACCTGGCCTTGTTGTGTCAGAACCAGGGCAAGTTTGAGGAGGTGGAGAAGCATTATGGGCGGGCGCTGGCCATCTACGAGGCCCTAGGGGGCCCCGACGACCCGAATGTGGCCAAGACCAAGAACAATCTG GCCTCAGCTTACCTGAAACAGTGTAAGTATAAACAGGCTGAAGAATTGTACAAGGAGATTCTCAGCAGGCAGGAGCTCCCAGCCCCCCTGG gGAACCCTGACATTGGAGCCTCAGGGGACAAGGAACCCCAG GTCCTCAGACGGAGCACCTCCTTTTCCAAGCTCCGGGAGTCAATCCGACGCGGGAGTGAGAAGCTGGTATCCCGCCTGCGGGGCGAGGGGTCCTCCGG GATGAAGCGAGCTATGTCTCTCAGTGTGCTCAGTACCGAGGAGCCCAGGGCCAGCAGGATGCTG GGGTCGGGCAGCCAGCTGAGCCTGATGCGCCCACTGAGCACCAGCACCCAAGACCTGGGCCTCCCTCTGGATCAGCGCTAG